One window of the Zea mays cultivar B73 chromosome 3, Zm-B73-REFERENCE-NAM-5.0, whole genome shotgun sequence genome contains the following:
- the LOC100285939 gene encoding two-component response regulator ARR11 yields MALTDATAFPYGLRVLVVDDDPTWLKILEKMLRKCSYEVTTCGLASVAIQILRERRNKFDIVISDVNMPDMDGFKLLELIGLEMDLPVIMMSIDGETSRVMKGVQHGACDYLLKPVRMKELRNIWQHVYRKKMHEVKEIEGNDSYDDLQMFRNGVEGFDERDLFMRADSDTMRKRKDVNKDHADQDSSDGATVKKARVVWSVDLHQKFVNAVNQIGFDKVGPKKILDLMNVPGLTRENVASHLQKYRLYLSRLQKQNEERIMGAARQDFNQKGPSDHLNLRSSFQEQPGNLSNGCQHSSQKVEAQTNILDPHLDDTKTSMPLKVPDKNGISASDAVDPHNITTASPLSGVFSFERMPVNQDRKLSETMILECESWSGSVPPKQFMQYPKHNHERCDLLGDYSCLPKPDLEHPIAPGHLYAPPPVISMSYNVEKDVRDFSDVKPDLLGCMKSLSPALTCTVESVSAQLSDSVVTSTNSDRKFSSVEGLSSIKDCDFDQERNGAILFTSEEASILCGTDFTCLPEDLSGYQLQGVSFGNKGLNSIDLYQCNDTMLIPGLQNNWYDDDVEFSSETVEFPLLDGGLFA; encoded by the exons ATGGCCCTGACCGACGCCACCGCGTTCCCCTACGGCCTGCGGGTCCTCGTCGTCGACGACGACCCCACCTGGCTCAAGATCCTCGAGAAGATGCTCCGCAAGTGTTCATACGAAG TCACCACATGCGGTTTAGCCAGTGTTGCTATCCAAATTCTCCGGGAGAGGAGAAACAAGTTTGACATTGTAATCAGTGATGTCAACATGCCTGACATGGATGGTTTCAAGCTTCTCGAACTCATTGGGCTTGAGATGGATCTACCTGTTATAA TGATGTCCATAGACGGAGAGACAAGTAGGGTGATGAAAGGTGTCCAGCATGGTGCATGTGACTACCTCCTCAAGCCTGTTCGGATGAAGGAACTCCGAAACATTTGGCAACATGTGTATAGGAAAAAAATGCATGAGGTGAAAGAGATTGAAGGTAATGACAGCTATGATGATCTCCAAATGTTTAGAAATGGTGTAGAGGGATTCGACGAGAGGGACCTATTTATGAGAGCTGACTCTGATACTATGAGGAAGAGAAAAGACGTGAATAAGGACCATGCAGATCAGGACTCAAGTGATGGAGCTACTGTTAAGAAGGCTAGAGTTGTCTGGTCTGTTGACCTTCACCAGAAATTTGTAAATGCTGTCAACCAAATTGGATTTGACA AAGTCGGGCCGAAGAAAATACTGGATCTTATGAATGTTCCTGGCCTGACAAGAGAGAATGTGGCCAGTCATCTTCAG AAATACCGCCTCTACTTGAGTAGGTTGCAAAAGCAGAACGAGGAAAGGATAATGGGTGCTGCTaggcaagatttcaatcaaaagGGACCATCGGATCATCTTAACCTCCGAAGTTCCTTCCAAGAGCAACCAGGCAACCTTTCCAATGGATGTCAGCATAGTTCTCAGAAGGTCGAAGCTCAGACCAACATTCTCGATCCTCATCTGGACGACACGAAGACTTCAATGCCCTTGAAGGTGCCAGATAAAAATGGAATTTCAGCAAGTGATGCTGTTGACCCTCACAATATCACCACTGCTTCACCTTTAAGTGGGGTGTTCTCTTTTGAAAGAATGCCAGTGAATCAGGACAGGAAGCTATCAGAAACCATGATCTTGGAATGTGAGTCCTGGAGTGGAAGTGTGCCACCAAAGCAGTTCATGCAGTATCCAAAGCATAACCATGAGCGCTGCGACCTTCTAGGAGACTATTCTTGCTTGCCTAAACCGGACTTGGAGCACCCAATTGCCCCTGGTCATCTGTATGCCCCACCGCCAGTAATTTCGATGAGTTACAATGTGGAGAAAGATGTCAGAGACTTCTCAGATGTAAAACCAGATCTTCTTGGCTGTATGAAGTCCTTATCACCAGCACTGACATGTACAGTTGAGTCGGTTTCTGCTCAACTTAGTGACAGTGTTGTGACCTCAACTAACAGTGACCGGAAGTTTTCCAGCGTGGAGGGGTTGTCCAGCATTAAAGATTGTGACTTTGATCAGGAAAGGAACGGAGCTATTTTGTTTACTTCAGAAGAGGCAAGTATATTATGCGGCACTGATTTTACTTGTCTACCTGAAGACCTGTCCGGCTATCAACTTCAAGGTGTCTCCTTCGGGAATAAAGGATTGAACAGCATCGATTTATATCAGTGCAATGATACAATGTTAATACCTGGACTGCAGAATAATtggtatgatgatgatgtagAGTTTAGCAGTGAAACCGTGGAGTTCCCATTGCTAGACGGAGGCCTGTTTGCATAA
- the LOC100285939 gene encoding two-component response regulator ARR11 isoform X1, translating to MITTCGLASVAIQILRERRNKFDIVISDVNMPDMDGFKLLELIGLEMDLPVIMMSIDGETSRVMKGVQHGACDYLLKPVRMKELRNIWQHVYRKKMHEVKEIEGNDSYDDLQMFRNGVEGFDERDLFMRADSDTMRKRKDVNKDHADQDSSDGATVKKARVVWSVDLHQKFVNAVNQIGFDKVGPKKILDLMNVPGLTRENVASHLQKYRLYLSRLQKQNEERIMGAARQDFNQKGPSDHLNLRSSFQEQPGNLSNGCQHSSQKVEAQTNILDPHLDDTKTSMPLKVPDKNGISASDAVDPHNITTASPLSGVFSFERMPVNQDRKLSETMILECESWSGSVPPKQFMQYPKHNHERCDLLGDYSCLPKPDLEHPIAPGHLYAPPPVISMSYNVEKDVRDFSDVKPDLLGCMKSLSPALTCTVESVSAQLSDSVVTSTNSDRKFSSVEGLSSIKDCDFDQERNGAILFTSEEASILCGTDFTCLPEDLSGYQLQGVSFGNKGLNSIDLYQCNDTMLIPGLQNNWYDDDVEFSSETVEFPLLDGGLFA from the exons ATGA TCACCACATGCGGTTTAGCCAGTGTTGCTATCCAAATTCTCCGGGAGAGGAGAAACAAGTTTGACATTGTAATCAGTGATGTCAACATGCCTGACATGGATGGTTTCAAGCTTCTCGAACTCATTGGGCTTGAGATGGATCTACCTGTTATAA TGATGTCCATAGACGGAGAGACAAGTAGGGTGATGAAAGGTGTCCAGCATGGTGCATGTGACTACCTCCTCAAGCCTGTTCGGATGAAGGAACTCCGAAACATTTGGCAACATGTGTATAGGAAAAAAATGCATGAGGTGAAAGAGATTGAAGGTAATGACAGCTATGATGATCTCCAAATGTTTAGAAATGGTGTAGAGGGATTCGACGAGAGGGACCTATTTATGAGAGCTGACTCTGATACTATGAGGAAGAGAAAAGACGTGAATAAGGACCATGCAGATCAGGACTCAAGTGATGGAGCTACTGTTAAGAAGGCTAGAGTTGTCTGGTCTGTTGACCTTCACCAGAAATTTGTAAATGCTGTCAACCAAATTGGATTTGACA AAGTCGGGCCGAAGAAAATACTGGATCTTATGAATGTTCCTGGCCTGACAAGAGAGAATGTGGCCAGTCATCTTCAG AAATACCGCCTCTACTTGAGTAGGTTGCAAAAGCAGAACGAGGAAAGGATAATGGGTGCTGCTaggcaagatttcaatcaaaagGGACCATCGGATCATCTTAACCTCCGAAGTTCCTTCCAAGAGCAACCAGGCAACCTTTCCAATGGATGTCAGCATAGTTCTCAGAAGGTCGAAGCTCAGACCAACATTCTCGATCCTCATCTGGACGACACGAAGACTTCAATGCCCTTGAAGGTGCCAGATAAAAATGGAATTTCAGCAAGTGATGCTGTTGACCCTCACAATATCACCACTGCTTCACCTTTAAGTGGGGTGTTCTCTTTTGAAAGAATGCCAGTGAATCAGGACAGGAAGCTATCAGAAACCATGATCTTGGAATGTGAGTCCTGGAGTGGAAGTGTGCCACCAAAGCAGTTCATGCAGTATCCAAAGCATAACCATGAGCGCTGCGACCTTCTAGGAGACTATTCTTGCTTGCCTAAACCGGACTTGGAGCACCCAATTGCCCCTGGTCATCTGTATGCCCCACCGCCAGTAATTTCGATGAGTTACAATGTGGAGAAAGATGTCAGAGACTTCTCAGATGTAAAACCAGATCTTCTTGGCTGTATGAAGTCCTTATCACCAGCACTGACATGTACAGTTGAGTCGGTTTCTGCTCAACTTAGTGACAGTGTTGTGACCTCAACTAACAGTGACCGGAAGTTTTCCAGCGTGGAGGGGTTGTCCAGCATTAAAGATTGTGACTTTGATCAGGAAAGGAACGGAGCTATTTTGTTTACTTCAGAAGAGGCAAGTATATTATGCGGCACTGATTTTACTTGTCTACCTGAAGACCTGTCCGGCTATCAACTTCAAGGTGTCTCCTTCGGGAATAAAGGATTGAACAGCATCGATTTATATCAGTGCAATGATACAATGTTAATACCTGGACTGCAGAATAATtggtatgatgatgatgtagAGTTTAGCAGTGAAACCGTGGAGTTCCCATTGCTAGACGGAGGCCTGTTTGCATAA